DNA from Campylobacter sp. RM5004:
AAAAAGAATTTATGAAAGCAAAAGAAGCTTTAAAAGAATGTAGAAGCGGTGAATGGAAAAATTTATGTGATGAAAAATTACAAGTTTTGGAATAATTTAAGCTAAAACTAATTTTTAAAATATATAATATGCGTTTTACTTATCAAGGACAGATGGGTGAGTGGCTGAAACCACACCCCTGCTAAGGGTGCAGCTCTTAATCGGGGCTCGAGGGTTCAAATCCCTCTCTGTCCGCCACTTTTTCAAACAACTTATTTTATGCGCTCGTAGCTCAGCTGGATAGAGCATTTGATTGCGGTTCAAAAGGTCAGGGATTCGAATTCCTTCGGGCGCACCACTTTTAATCTTTGTTTATTTTATAATTTTATAATATTCATTTAATTTTTGTTTAAAAAGGAGATAAGATGAAGAAACTTTTAGGTTCTTTATTTGTTGTTGGTGCTATTAGCACTTCTTTATTTGCTGGTGCAAATACTCAAACAGGATGTGGTTTAGGAACATTAATCATTAAAAATCCTGATTCAGCTATTTTATACGCATTACAAGCTACTACAAATAGTACTTTTGGTAATCAAACTTTTGGTATTACAACAGGAACTTTAAATTGCCAAGAAGCAAGATTAGTTCATAATGAAAAAGCTATTAATTTTGTAAATGCTAATCTTGATGCTTTATCAAATGAGGCTGCATTAGGAACAGGCGAGCATTTAGATACTTTAGCGGAGTTATTAGAAGTAAGCGATGTAGAAAGTTTTAAAGCTAATTTAAGAGCTAATTATCTTGCAGTTTATAATTCAAGTAATGTTGTAGGCTCTGAAGTTTTAGACAAAGCTTCAGCTTTATAATTGAAAAAGCTATTAGTTTTTTTGTGCTTTTGTATTTATATAAAAGCACAAGATTTTAATCTATCTTATGATTTTTCGAAGTTAAATATTTCTCAAGAATATTTTTTAAAACTTTTAAATGCAATAGATACAAATAAATTATATTTACATAAAGAATGGAAAAATCTTTTACATTATTCAAACAATCAAAGCGAGATTACTAATGAAGATTTTTTTTATTCAAATAAAGATTTAAAAAATGAGCTTTACGAGAGTTTGTTTCATTATTTTATTGATAAAAAATATTATTTAAATAAGAAAATAAAATTAAATCAAGAAAACTCAGCTATTTTATTTAGCAATGACAATGATAATTTGCATTTTATATGTAAATATCCTTTAAGGGCTTTATTTTTAGAAAAATACTTAGATATTAAGAGAACGCAAGAATTAAATTGTTCTGATTTAAATAATTTTTTTGAATACATAAATCCAAAATCAGTAAGTATTGTTTATCCAGCAGCTTATTTAAATTCTCCTGCATCTATGTTTGGACATACATTTTTACTTATTAATTCTAACTATAACTCAAGGCTTATTTCTTATGCTATCAACTGGGCTGCTGATGTTGATGAAAAAAGTGAGAATGCTATCGCTTTTGCATACAAAGGCTTATTTGGTGGATATGTTGGTAAGTATTCTTTAAAACCATATTATGATATGTTAAAAACTTACAAAGATAGTGAAAATAGGGATCTTTATGAGTATGATTTAGCTTTAAATGAAGATGAAATTCGTAGATTAATTTTGCATTTATGGGAGATAAAAGATACAACTTCAACTTATTTATTTTTGAATAAAAATTGTTCATATAATATTTTATGGCTTTTAGAAAATGCAAAGCCTAATTTAAATTTAAGAGATAGCTTTTTTTATACCATAATTCCTAGCAATACTATTCAAAAAATGAATGAAAAAGAACTAATAACAAATTATCATTACAGAGCTTCTAAATTAAATACTATATTAACTCAAGCAAATAATCTTTCGTATAAGCAAATTAAACAAGCAAAAGAAATAGCCTTAAACAAACAAGAGCCAAATAATGATTATTTAACCCTAGCTTTAGCAAATGAATTAAGCAGTTATTATGCAAGTAAAAGTGAAATACCATTAGAAGAATATAAAAACACAACCCACAAAATATCAAGTTTTTTATCAAAAGCAAATATTGATAAATTACCAAAAATACCTGAAAAAACAAGCATAATTTATTCAAATTATCCAAGCAAAATTGCAATTTCTTATGATAAAAATAATAATATTTTTTTAAATCTAAGAGCAGCTATTCATGATATTTATGAAGATGATTTTGGTTTTGACAAAGGAATTGCAGTTGAGTTTTTTAATACTAAAGTTAAATTAAATAAGAGATTAAAACTTGATAATTTTACTTTATTAAATTTAGCAAGTTTATCTGATTTTAACTACATAAATCACAAACCAAGCTTTACGATAAAACTAGCGTATGATGAAGTTTTGGATAAAAATTATTTTAATTTAGAAACTTTAGGCGGGCTTACTTTTTCTAATAATTTTTATTTATTATCAATTTTAAGTGGTTTTGATTTTTATAAAAAGGGCATTAATTTTAATAATAAAATTATTTTTCAGTTATCTTACAAAACAAATAAATTAAGCTTTATATATCAAAAAAATTTTTATAAAAATAATAATTTAGATATTTTTAATATCAAAACTCATTCAAAAATATTTAAAAATTTTGCGATTTTTACTGATTATAAAAAAATTAAACATAGCAATGAAAGCTATGAATTAGGACTTGCTTATTATTTTTAATATTTTAAATTCCTATTTCAAATTCCAAAGATTTCTTAAAGAATTTGAAATAGGAATTAGGATTTTTATTATTCGCTTTATTTTTTTAATTTTTTAATTAAGAATTTTTATTAATAGAAACTTTTATTAATTTTTTTTAATTAGTATGAAAAATATCCTTTTTGTGTTTTAAATCAAGCATTTTATGAATGTTTTATTTAATTTATTAAAAGGAGAATGATGAAAATACAAGCTATAAACAAAGAACTTTTACCGGCTTTTTTATTATTATTTATGACTTTTTTGGCAATTGTTTTAAAAAACTCATCTTTTAGCGAGTTTTATGATGCAAGTTTAAATGCTAGAGCGTCTGTTAGTTTTCTTGATTATTCGCTAAGCAAACCTTTGTTTTTATGGGTTAATGATGGTTTGATTGCTATTTTTTTCTTTTGGATTGGTTTAGAAGTTAAAAAAGAGATTTTATGTGGAGAATTAGATACTAATAAAAAAAGAATTTTACCAGTTGCAGGTGCAATAGGCGGTATTTTAGTTCCTGCTATTATTTATATGCTTTTTAATTTTTATGATTCTTATAAATTAAGTGGCTTTGCAATTCCAACGGGAACTGACACTGCTTTTGCTGTTGCTATACTACTGATTTTAAGAAAATATGTTCCAAATAGCGTTAGAGTATTTTTGTTAAGCCTTGCAATTTTTGATGATATTGCAGCAATTATTATAATTGCTATATTTTATACAAATGAGCTTTTATATATATCATTAGTTTTAGCGTCTATTGGAGTTTTTGTTTTATTATTACTCAATTTTTTTCATTGCACTTATAAGATGTTTTATTTAATTACAGGTGCTTTTATTTGGGTGTGCGTTTTAGAAAGCGGAGTTCATACAACTTTAGCAGGAATGTTATGTGCTTTTTTTATTCCACTTAAAACTAAAGACAATAAAGAGTTTTTAGAAAAAATAATGCACGATTTAACACCTTATGTAAATTACGCAATACTTCCTATTTTTGCATTATTTAATGCAGGAGTTTTGCTTGATTTTAGTTTAGGCAATTTAAATAGTGTATTTTTTGGAATATTTTTTGGCTTATTTTTAGGTAAGCAATTAGGTGTTTTTGGATTTTGCTTGCTTGCAAATAAATTTGGAGCTACCTTGCCATCTAGCAAAAAGATTTTATATGGAGCAAGTATCTTAACAGGAATAGGTTTTACAATGAGTTTTTTTATAAATACTTTGGTATTTGAAGGAAATGCAGATATTTTTAATAGTGCTAAATTAGCAGTGCTAAGTGCAAGTTGTTGCTCGGCTATTTTTGGCTTTTTATATCTTAGATTTAAGGCGGCATGATATGTTTTATTTATGGATTACTACATTTATTTGGGCTTTTTCTTTTCCTATTATAGGATATTTTATAAGTGGCAAAATGGATAGCTATTTTGCTATTTTTATTAGAGTTTTTATAGCGTTTTTGGTATTTTTACCACTTTTAAATAGAAACATTTTTAACAAATTAAAATTGCTTTTAATATTAATAGGAAGCTTAGAAATAGGCTTAATGTATTTGTTTTATTACAATTCTTTTAGGTTTTTAAGCGTTAGTGAAGTTGCACTTTTTACTATTTTTACGCCTTTTTATGTGAGTTTGTTTTATGATTTGTTTTCTAAAAAACTAAGAGCTTTTTATCTAATTAGTATTAGCATAAGTGTTTTAGGAGCTTTTATAATCAAACAAGGCGAAATAAGTAGCGATTTTTTAAAAGGATTTTTGTTAATTCAAGCTGCAAATATTGTTTTTGGGGCTGCTCAAAGTCTTTATAAAATAGTATGCGAAAAATACGAAATCAAATCTCATAAAGAAATCTTCGGATATTTTTTCTTAGGTGCTTGTATTGTTAGCTTAATTGCCTTTTTGATTTTAGGAGATTTTAGCAAAATTCCAAGCGATTTGAACTCATATTTGGCTTTAATTTATTTAGGATTAATAGCTTCAAGTATAGGTTATTTTTGCTGGAATAAAGGAGCAACCTTAGTAAATAGTGGCACGCTAGCACTTATGAATAATGCGATTATTCCTGTTGCAATACTTGTTAATTTGATATTTTTTAAGGTTGATATTGATTTTTATAATTTTACTTTAGGAAGTTTATTAATGATAATTGCAGCAGTTTTTCATAAATTTTATGCGAAATAAAATAGCTAATTTCTATTTCTTAATTCTTAAAGAATTTAGATTAGGAATTAGAAAAACTTTTATAATTAAAGTAAAATTTTTTATCTTAAAATTAAAATTATCAAAATAAGCAAAAGTTCGGTGAAATAAATCGTTACAAAAATTAAACTTTTGCTTTTCTTACTTTAATGTTTCACTTTGATTTTTGCTTAACTTAGTAGCAACTTTTCTTTAACTTTAAAGCCTAAAATGAAAATATTCATTACAAAAAGGACAATCAAAATGATACTAAAAAGAAATGGTTTAAAGGAAGTTTTTAAGGCATATAAAATAGAGCAAGCTATAAATAAAGCTTACGCAAGTTGTAACAAAGAAGCTTCAAAAGATTTAATTTTAGCACTTATTAAAGATTGTGAAAAAGATGAGCTTTTAAGCGTAGAAAACATTCAAGATAAAATTGAAAAAGCCTTATTTGAAGCTAGAGAATTTGAAGTTTTAAAAAGCTTTATGTTATATAGACACACAAGAAAATTACGCCGTGAAAAAAGTCTTGATTACGGCACTTACATAAACTGCTCGGCTACTATTAGCGAATATATTGATAGAAGCGATTGGAGAATACAAGCAAACTCAAACACAGGCTATTCTCACGCAGGTCTTATAAATAATTCAGCGGGAAAAGTTATTGCAAATTACTGGCTTGATAATGTTTATAATGATGAAATAGGTTTAGCACATAGGAATGCTGATTTTCATATTCATGATTTAGATTGCCTTAGTGGATATTGTGCTGGTTGGAGCTTAAGAGTATTACTAAATGAAGGTTTTAACGGAGTAAGAAGTAGGGTAGAAAGCAAGCCACCTAGACATTTTAAAGAAGCTTTAGGGCAAATGGCAAATTTCTTAGGAATATTACAAAGCGAATGGGCGGGGGCTCAAGCGTTTTCTAGTTTTGATACCTATCTTGCGCCTTATGTTTTTAAAGATAAATTAAATGATGCAGAGATTAAAAGGGATTTAGTAAGTTTTGTTTATAACCTAAATGTTCCTGCTCGTTGGGGACAAAGTCCGTTTACAAATATTACGCTTGATATTGTTTGTCCTGATGATTTAAAAAATCAATTTCCAACTTCAAATGATATCCATTTTTTTAAAGGCGTAAATGATGAAGAATTACTTAAATTAGCAAAAGAGCGTGGCAAAAACTCACTTCTTGAGCTTACTTACGGCGATTTTGAAGAAGAAATGCAAAGAATTGTCAAGATTTTTTATGAAGTTTTAAGCGAAGGAGATAGAACACATCAGCCTTTTACCTTTCCTATCCCAACTATTAATTTAACTGAAAATTTTGACTTTGATAGCGATGTTGCTGATGCGATTTTTGAAAATACTGCGAAAATGGGTTCATCGTATTTTCAAAATTTCATAGGTTCTCAATATAAATTAGACGAATTTGGCAATAAAATAGAAGATGAAAACGCTTATAAACCAAATGCAGTTCGTTCAATGTGTTGTAGATTGCAACTTGATTTAAGAGAATTGCTTAAGCGTGGTGGCGGACTTTTTGGAAGTGCAGAAATGACAGGAAGTATAGGTGTGGTTACTATAAATCTTGCTAGACTTGGGTATTTGTATAAAGGCGATGAAATAGGGCTTTATAAACGCTTAGATGAGTTATTAGAGCTAGCACGAGATAGCCTTGAATTAAAAAGAGCTTTCATTAAAAAAATGTATGATAGGGGGCTTTATCCTTACACTAAGAGATATTTACCAAGCTTTAATAATCATTTTTCTACCATAGGAATAAATGGTGCTAATGAAATGCTAAGAAATTACACAAATGATACTTATGATATAAGTTCAGATTTTGGCAAAAGCTTTTGCTTAAAATTAGTAAATTACATAAGAGAAAAAATCAAGCATTTTCAAGCTCAAACAGGTAATTTATACAATATTGAAGCAACCCCAGCAGAAGGAACTACATATCGTTTTGCTAAAGAAGATAAAAAAAGATTTAATGACATTATTCAAGCAGGAAATGGCGAAGAGATTTATTATACAAACAGCACACAATTACCTGTAAATTATACAGATGATCCATTTTTTGCTTTAAATATGCAAGATGAATTACAATGTGCTTATACAGGTGGAACGGTGTTTCATCTTTATATGAAAGAAAAATTAGAAAACAAAAATGTATGCAAAAATTTAGTGAAAAAAATCGCAAGTAATTATCGTTTGCCGTATTTTACAATTACGCCTGTTTTTAGCGTTTGTCCTATTCATGGATATATTGCAGGCGAGCATGAGTATTGTCCTAAGTGCGATGAAGAAATTATAAAAAAGGAGTTAAAATGAAAACAATAGATAATGAAAAAAGAACAAAATGTATGGTTTATACAA
Protein-coding regions in this window:
- a CDS encoding ribonucleoside triphosphate reductase, giving the protein MKMILKRNGLKEVFKAYKIEQAINKAYASCNKEASKDLILALIKDCEKDELLSVENIQDKIEKALFEAREFEVLKSFMLYRHTRKLRREKSLDYGTYINCSATISEYIDRSDWRIQANSNTGYSHAGLINNSAGKVIANYWLDNVYNDEIGLAHRNADFHIHDLDCLSGYCAGWSLRVLLNEGFNGVRSRVESKPPRHFKEALGQMANFLGILQSEWAGAQAFSSFDTYLAPYVFKDKLNDAEIKRDLVSFVYNLNVPARWGQSPFTNITLDIVCPDDLKNQFPTSNDIHFFKGVNDEELLKLAKERGKNSLLELTYGDFEEEMQRIVKIFYEVLSEGDRTHQPFTFPIPTINLTENFDFDSDVADAIFENTAKMGSSYFQNFIGSQYKLDEFGNKIEDENAYKPNAVRSMCCRLQLDLRELLKRGGGLFGSAEMTGSIGVVTINLARLGYLYKGDEIGLYKRLDELLELARDSLELKRAFIKKMYDRGLYPYTKRYLPSFNNHFSTIGINGANEMLRNYTNDTYDISSDFGKSFCLKLVNYIREKIKHFQAQTGNLYNIEATPAEGTTYRFAKEDKKRFNDIIQAGNGEEIYYTNSTQLPVNYTDDPFFALNMQDELQCAYTGGTVFHLYMKEKLENKNVCKNLVKKIASNYRLPYFTITPVFSVCPIHGYIAGEHEYCPKCDEEIIKKELK
- the nhaA gene encoding Na+/H+ antiporter NhaA, with the protein product MMKIQAINKELLPAFLLLFMTFLAIVLKNSSFSEFYDASLNARASVSFLDYSLSKPLFLWVNDGLIAIFFFWIGLEVKKEILCGELDTNKKRILPVAGAIGGILVPAIIYMLFNFYDSYKLSGFAIPTGTDTAFAVAILLILRKYVPNSVRVFLLSLAIFDDIAAIIIIAIFYTNELLYISLVLASIGVFVLLLLNFFHCTYKMFYLITGAFIWVCVLESGVHTTLAGMLCAFFIPLKTKDNKEFLEKIMHDLTPYVNYAILPIFALFNAGVLLDFSLGNLNSVFFGIFFGLFLGKQLGVFGFCLLANKFGATLPSSKKILYGASILTGIGFTMSFFINTLVFEGNADIFNSAKLAVLSASCCSAIFGFLYLRFKAA
- a CDS encoding DUF3015 family protein, whose protein sequence is MKKLLGSLFVVGAISTSLFAGANTQTGCGLGTLIIKNPDSAILYALQATTNSTFGNQTFGITTGTLNCQEARLVHNEKAINFVNANLDALSNEAALGTGEHLDTLAELLEVSDVESFKANLRANYLAVYNSSNVVGSEVLDKASAL
- a CDS encoding DUF4105 domain-containing protein, with the translated sequence MKKLLVFLCFCIYIKAQDFNLSYDFSKLNISQEYFLKLLNAIDTNKLYLHKEWKNLLHYSNNQSEITNEDFFYSNKDLKNELYESLFHYFIDKKYYLNKKIKLNQENSAILFSNDNDNLHFICKYPLRALFLEKYLDIKRTQELNCSDLNNFFEYINPKSVSIVYPAAYLNSPASMFGHTFLLINSNYNSRLISYAINWAADVDEKSENAIAFAYKGLFGGYVGKYSLKPYYDMLKTYKDSENRDLYEYDLALNEDEIRRLILHLWEIKDTTSTYLFLNKNCSYNILWLLENAKPNLNLRDSFFYTIIPSNTIQKMNEKELITNYHYRASKLNTILTQANNLSYKQIKQAKEIALNKQEPNNDYLTLALANELSSYYASKSEIPLEEYKNTTHKISSFLSKANIDKLPKIPEKTSIIYSNYPSKIAISYDKNNNIFLNLRAAIHDIYEDDFGFDKGIAVEFFNTKVKLNKRLKLDNFTLLNLASLSDFNYINHKPSFTIKLAYDEVLDKNYFNLETLGGLTFSNNFYLLSILSGFDFYKKGINFNNKIIFQLSYKTNKLSFIYQKNFYKNNNLDIFNIKTHSKIFKNFAIFTDYKKIKHSNESYELGLAYYF
- a CDS encoding EamA family transporter gives rise to the protein MFYLWITTFIWAFSFPIIGYFISGKMDSYFAIFIRVFIAFLVFLPLLNRNIFNKLKLLLILIGSLEIGLMYLFYYNSFRFLSVSEVALFTIFTPFYVSLFYDLFSKKLRAFYLISISISVLGAFIIKQGEISSDFLKGFLLIQAANIVFGAAQSLYKIVCEKYEIKSHKEIFGYFFLGACIVSLIAFLILGDFSKIPSDLNSYLALIYLGLIASSIGYFCWNKGATLVNSGTLALMNNAIIPVAILVNLIFFKVDIDFYNFTLGSLLMIIAAVFHKFYAK